In the Thermodesulfobacteriota bacterium genome, one interval contains:
- the hypE gene encoding hydrogenase expression/formation protein HypE — translation MKTKDVILLSHGDGGLLTHELLEQYFLPYIGNELLLQMDDATAVDLKSEKIVITTDSYVVDPIFFPGGDIGKLSVFGTVNDLSVSGAKPLYIAASFIMEEGLELEILEKIVISMSYACKEANVSIIAGDTKVVGRNQVDKIFITTTGIGVRLNGVRLGKMYIEPDDSIIVSGPLGNHGLCILLERGNFNFRTKIVSDCAPLNGVIERILKEFKKVKYMRDLTRGGLATCLKEIASSIGSVDFLLEEADIPIDEEVKGICETLGLDPLYLANEGKFVLFIGRDEAQSVLNFMRDELGLKGASKIGVVREGSGNVFMKTLIGGTRRLNMLSGTPLPRIC, via the coding sequence ATGAAAACGAAAGATGTCATTCTCCTTTCGCACGGTGATGGTGGGTTACTCACGCACGAGCTCTTGGAACAGTACTTCCTGCCGTATATCGGGAATGAACTCCTCCTCCAGATGGACGATGCGACCGCGGTCGATTTAAAAAGCGAAAAGATAGTCATAACGACGGATAGTTACGTTGTGGATCCAATCTTCTTTCCTGGCGGGGACATAGGTAAGCTCTCTGTTTTTGGCACGGTTAACGATCTTTCAGTTTCAGGTGCAAAACCCCTCTATATCGCAGCTTCTTTTATTATGGAAGAGGGGCTCGAACTGGAGATTCTTGAAAAGATCGTAATTTCTATGTCTTACGCGTGTAAAGAGGCAAATGTGAGCATAATAGCAGGGGATACAAAAGTTGTTGGTAGAAACCAAGTTGACAAGATATTTATAACCACAACCGGAATTGGAGTTCGCTTAAACGGGGTAAGACTCGGAAAGATGTATATAGAACCCGATGATTCAATAATCGTGAGCGGGCCTCTTGGGAATCATGGGCTTTGCATACTGCTTGAACGGGGAAACTTTAACTTTAGGACAAAGATTGTAAGTGACTGTGCTCCTTTAAATGGCGTAATAGAGAGGATTCTCAAAGAATTCAAAAAGGTAAAATACATGAGAGATCTAACAAGAGGCGGCCTTGCCACTTGTCTCAAAGAGATAGCATCATCCATAGGTAGTGTAGACTTCCTATTAGAAGAAGCTGACATCCCGATCGATGAGGAGGTAAAGGGGATATGTGAGACCTTAGGTTTAGATCCGCTCTATCTCGCAAACGAAGGGAAATTTGTGCTTTTCATTGGAAGAGACGAAGCTCAGAGTGTCTTGAATTTTATGAGAGATGAACTTGGGCTTAAAGGAGCATCGAAGATAGGGGTAGTGAGAGAAGGGAGTGGAAACGTATTTATGAAAACATTAATCGGCGGGACAAGAAGGCTAAACATGCTCTCTGGAACTCCTCTTCCTAGAATTTGTTAA
- the eno gene encoding phosphopyruvate hydratase produces the protein MAVIRDVLAREVLDSRGNPTVEVEVILEDGTRGCAIVPSGASKGEREALELRDGDENRYKGKGVTKAIENVKRIIGPNIKGMSALDQLSIDNRLLELDGTENKSKLGANAILGVSLAVARAGANYLDLPLYRYIGGIRAREIPVPLMNVINGGVHAQNDLDIQEFMIVPVGSETLKDALRIGAEVFHTLKTILAEKGHSTGVGDEGGFAPNLKRTEEALDFLMLAVERAKYKPGEDVLFALDSASSEFYRDGKYYLDGKTFDTYGLCEYYESLLDRYPIVSIEDAFAQNDKEGWKLFTKRCSQRIQIVGDDVFVTNPKILSEGIKEGIANSVLVKPNQIGTLTETLVTVEMAKRAGYTCVISHRSGETEDTFIADLAVAVNAGQIKAGSISRSERVAKYNRLLRIEEELGENAIFGGKKVFWSRR, from the coding sequence ATGGCAGTAATAAGAGATGTTCTTGCAAGGGAAGTTTTGGATAGCAGGGGAAATCCAACTGTGGAAGTAGAAGTTATACTGGAAGATGGTACGAGAGGATGCGCTATCGTTCCTTCCGGTGCTTCCAAAGGAGAAAGGGAAGCTTTAGAACTGAGGGACGGGGATGAGAATAGGTACAAAGGGAAAGGTGTCACAAAGGCTATAGAGAACGTAAAAAGGATAATCGGACCGAATATAAAAGGGATGTCTGCCTTAGACCAGCTTTCCATCGATAATCGTTTGCTTGAGCTCGATGGAACGGAAAACAAAAGTAAACTCGGTGCCAATGCTATTCTTGGAGTCTCTCTCGCTGTAGCAAGGGCAGGGGCGAACTATTTGGATCTTCCGCTTTATAGGTACATAGGAGGGATTAGGGCACGGGAAATACCAGTTCCTCTTATGAACGTTATAAACGGAGGGGTTCACGCCCAAAACGATCTCGACATACAGGAGTTCATGATCGTTCCTGTGGGTTCGGAAACTTTGAAGGATGCCCTAAGAATAGGGGCGGAAGTATTTCATACCTTAAAGACTATTCTTGCTGAGAAGGGCCATTCGACTGGTGTGGGAGATGAAGGAGGCTTTGCGCCGAATTTGAAAAGAACGGAAGAAGCTCTAGATTTTCTCATGCTTGCTGTGGAGAGAGCGAAGTACAAGCCAGGGGAAGATGTTCTTTTTGCGCTCGATTCAGCATCCAGCGAATTTTATAGAGACGGCAAATACTACCTCGATGGCAAGACCTTCGATACCTACGGACTGTGCGAATATTACGAATCATTGCTCGATAGGTACCCTATCGTTTCAATAGAAGATGCATTTGCACAGAACGATAAAGAAGGTTGGAAACTCTTCACAAAAAGATGTTCCCAAAGAATACAGATCGTGGGTGATGACGTGTTTGTGACGAATCCAAAGATCCTCTCGGAGGGGATAAAGGAAGGGATAGCAAATAGCGTGCTTGTGAAGCCTAATCAAATAGGCACACTTACAGAGACACTCGTTACAGTTGAAATGGCAAAAAGGGCTGGTTATACGTGTGTGATTTCCCACAGATCTGGAGAGACCGAAGATACATTTATTGCAGATCTTGCTGTTGCAGTGAATGCCGGACAGATAAAAGCAGGATCAATATCGAGAAGTGAAAGGGTTGCAAAGTACAATCGGCTTTTGAGAATAGAGGAAGAGCTGGGTGAGAACGCAATCTTCGGTGGAAAAAAGGTTTTCTGGAGTAGAAGGTGA
- the larA gene encoding nickel-dependent lactate racemase, with protein sequence MIRLRYGRGFVDFSIPEKWLVRQIEIERKKPILSLEEKLIDKLENPVGERPFSVWIKDFEKVLVIVPDITRYAGVCLILPLIYRKYLKGKDVTILFALGNHRKHSESEKMEILGEEIYKSVPSKDHDCYDDRELTFFGYTSSKVPVYLNRLVRICDCLVVFGSINFHYLAGFGGGRKALIPGIAGYETIIGVHRTVFKEKGKHELARPGILDGNPMHEEIISGLKLIEKPMFLINTVVEEKDIVAIFCGNIEKAHKRGCEWYLKEYSFEVEKKADVIIVSSGGYPKDINFIQTHKSMEHAIGGLKKDGYLITVGACEDGIGNEHFLKFFEYGGIDEMEKAVRGSDKVYSQTAYATRLKSEYCQIVLVSELSEESVVKMGIIPKRTVDEAIKLIDDGREKLCYIIPDGSQTLLLYGGGKNGV encoded by the coding sequence GTGATAAGACTGCGTTACGGCAGAGGTTTCGTAGATTTTTCAATTCCTGAAAAGTGGCTCGTACGCCAAATAGAAATAGAGAGAAAAAAGCCCATCCTCTCTCTCGAGGAAAAGCTCATTGACAAGCTTGAAAATCCCGTAGGTGAAAGACCTTTTTCAGTGTGGATAAAAGACTTCGAGAAAGTCCTTGTGATTGTTCCAGACATAACAAGATATGCCGGTGTCTGTCTAATTTTGCCCCTAATTTATAGAAAGTACCTAAAAGGAAAGGATGTTACGATCCTTTTCGCTTTAGGAAATCACAGAAAGCATAGTGAATCTGAAAAAATGGAGATCTTAGGTGAAGAAATATACAAAAGCGTACCGTCCAAAGACCATGACTGCTACGACGACCGAGAACTGACCTTTTTCGGGTACACTAGTTCCAAAGTTCCAGTTTATCTTAACCGACTGGTTCGGATATGTGACTGTTTGGTTGTATTCGGTTCCATAAACTTCCATTATCTCGCGGGATTTGGTGGGGGAAGGAAGGCTCTAATTCCAGGGATTGCAGGGTATGAAACGATAATAGGGGTGCACAGAACAGTCTTTAAAGAGAAGGGTAAGCACGAACTCGCCCGTCCGGGGATACTGGATGGAAACCCTATGCACGAAGAGATAATTTCAGGACTTAAACTCATTGAGAAACCCATGTTTCTTATAAATACGGTTGTTGAAGAGAAAGACATAGTAGCCATCTTCTGCGGAAATATAGAAAAGGCACATAAAAGGGGATGTGAGTGGTACTTAAAGGAGTACTCTTTTGAAGTGGAAAAGAAAGCGGACGTAATTATAGTCTCATCGGGCGGTTATCCGAAAGACATAAACTTCATCCAAACCCATAAGTCGATGGAGCACGCTATCGGCGGTTTAAAAAAGGACGGATACCTCATCACAGTTGGTGCGTGTGAGGATGGGATCGGCAATGAGCATTTTTTAAAGTTCTTCGAGTATGGAGGGATCGATGAAATGGAAAAGGCTGTCAGGGGATCGGACAAAGTTTACTCCCAGACAGCTTATGCGACAAGACTCAAATCCGAGTACTGTCAAATAGTTCTCGTCTCCGAACTTTCCGAAGAATCGGTTGTGAAGATGGGTATCATTCCGAAAAGAACAGTTGACGAAGCCATAAAACTTATAGATGACGGAAGAGAGAAACTGTGCTACATAATCCCGGACGGTTCACAGACTTTACTCTTATATGGAGGAGGGAAAAATGGAGTGTAA
- a CDS encoding DUF6485 family protein — protein MECNVEKNLTFCTCTYEPCSRKGRCCECVIYHRKKKELPGCFFSKEAERTYDRSIRRFILDNS, from the coding sequence ATGGAGTGTAACGTTGAAAAGAATCTAACTTTTTGCACATGCACCTACGAGCCTTGTTCGAGAAAGGGAAGGTGCTGTGAATGTGTCATATACCATAGAAAGAAAAAAGAGCTTCCAGGCTGCTTTTTTTCAAAAGAGGCTGAAAGAACCTACGACCGCTCAATAAGGAGGTTCATTCTGGACAATAGCTGA
- the rimM gene encoding ribosome maturation factor RimM (Essential for efficient processing of 16S rRNA), with protein MSLYIPVGKVLSAHGIKGEVKFLYYNEVYEEFKRYTSLYYGSAGQKVKLTVERVKFREGRFIIKFQEISDRTSAEALKGKILEVKEEDLPPLREDEYYEYQIIGSLVKNEEGRILGEVKEIIHTGANPVLVIGKETEILIPMVEDFVRAIDTKAKTVIVKEPEYI; from the coding sequence ATGAGCCTTTATATACCGGTCGGTAAAGTTCTCTCCGCGCACGGTATAAAAGGCGAAGTGAAGTTCCTTTACTACAACGAGGTGTACGAAGAATTTAAAAGATACACCTCGTTGTACTACGGTTCGGCTGGACAAAAAGTTAAACTCACCGTAGAGAGGGTAAAGTTCAGAGAAGGAAGGTTTATAATAAAATTTCAGGAAATATCAGACAGAACCTCGGCTGAAGCTTTAAAGGGTAAAATCCTTGAGGTAAAAGAAGAGGACCTTCCTCCCTTAAGGGAGGATGAATACTACGAATACCAAATCATTGGTTCGCTCGTAAAAAACGAAGAGGGAAGGATCCTTGGGGAAGTTAAAGAGATTATCCATACTGGCGCAAACCCTGTTTTAGTAATTGGAAAGGAGACGGAGATTCTAATTCCGATGGTAGAAGACTTCGTAAGAGCCATTGACACCAAAGCAAAAACTGTGATTGTGAAAGAACCAGAGTATATATGA
- a CDS encoding KH domain-containing protein, with protein sequence MLKELIEYIAKALVDHPDQVRVSEIEGEKTSVIELNVSKEDLGKVIGKQGRTARAMRTILSAASTKVKKRAVLEIIE encoded by the coding sequence GTGTTAAAAGAGTTGATCGAGTACATTGCGAAGGCCTTGGTCGATCATCCTGATCAGGTAAGGGTTTCGGAGATTGAAGGAGAGAAAACCTCTGTCATCGAACTCAACGTTTCAAAGGAGGACCTAGGTAAGGTCATAGGGAAGCAGGGACGGACCGCAAGAGCGATGAGGACCATCCTGAGCGCAGCCTCCACGAAGGTCAAAAAGAGAGCTGTGCTCGAGATAATTGAATGA
- the rpsP gene encoding 30S ribosomal protein S16: MAVRFRLARFGTKKRPFYRIVVADSRAPRDGRFIEKVGFYDPLSNPSKIVLDREKIIEWYKKGARPTETVKNIFKREGILSELTQK, from the coding sequence TTGGCAGTTAGGTTTAGGCTTGCACGTTTTGGAACGAAAAAGAGACCATTCTACAGGATTGTGGTTGCCGATTCCAGGGCGCCAAGGGATGGTAGATTTATCGAAAAGGTTGGGTTCTATGATCCTCTTTCCAATCCTTCAAAAATTGTCCTCGACAGGGAAAAAATTATAGAATGGTATAAAAAAGGTGCTCGTCCCACGGAGACTGTAAAAAACATCTTCAAAAGAGAAGGAATTTTGAGCGAATTAACACAAAAATAA
- the ffh gene encoding signal recognition particle protein, whose amino-acid sequence MFERLQERFESIIKKVKGHGKLTEDNIKEALRDVRVALLEADVNYKVVKEFLDKVKDKAIGQGVLTSITPGQLFVKIVYDELRELLGGSNVPLSFSGPSPHSIMLIGLQGSGKTTTAGKLALFLKKKGRRPLLVATDVRRPAAIDQLKKLASQINVPFYSDSKLASLKEYAIKSYCDVLIIDTAGRLHIDEELLSELVEQKNVLSPSEVLLVLDGMTGQDAVNIAKAFDEKIGVTGFILTKLDGDARGGAALSIRATVGKPIKFIGTGEKLDAIEQFHPERIASRILGMGDIITLVEKAQEAFEERKAKELERKLKRDEFTLEDFKEQIIQLRKLGSLESVLSMIPGFSKFKKIVKIEETEKELKKMEAIINSMTKKERLYPHIIDGSRRLRIAKGSGTTVQDVNELLRKYSELKKMIKSLSKGSFKGFGSKIPFP is encoded by the coding sequence ATGTTCGAAAGATTGCAGGAAAGGTTTGAGTCGATAATAAAGAAGGTAAAAGGGCACGGAAAACTAACAGAGGACAACATAAAAGAGGCCTTAAGAGATGTAAGGGTCGCCTTACTTGAGGCCGATGTCAACTATAAAGTAGTAAAGGAGTTCCTGGATAAGGTTAAAGATAAGGCCATAGGGCAGGGAGTACTAACAAGCATAACCCCAGGTCAACTATTTGTTAAGATCGTCTACGATGAGCTTCGCGAGTTACTTGGAGGTTCGAATGTACCCCTTAGTTTTTCGGGTCCTTCTCCGCATTCCATTATGTTAATTGGGCTTCAGGGATCAGGAAAAACCACAACAGCCGGAAAGCTAGCTCTATTTCTAAAAAAGAAGGGTAGAAGGCCATTGCTCGTAGCGACTGACGTAAGAAGACCTGCCGCTATCGATCAGCTAAAAAAGCTCGCTTCCCAGATAAACGTTCCTTTTTACTCCGACTCAAAGCTTGCGAGCCTAAAAGAGTACGCGATAAAGAGCTACTGTGATGTCTTGATAATAGATACGGCCGGAAGGCTTCATATAGATGAGGAGCTTCTTTCGGAACTCGTGGAACAGAAAAATGTGCTTTCCCCTTCAGAAGTTCTTTTAGTTCTCGATGGCATGACAGGCCAGGATGCCGTAAATATTGCGAAGGCCTTTGACGAGAAAATAGGTGTAACCGGCTTTATCCTTACAAAACTTGATGGAGACGCCCGGGGTGGGGCTGCGCTTTCGATAAGGGCAACCGTTGGCAAACCGATCAAGTTCATAGGCACAGGTGAGAAACTCGATGCCATAGAGCAGTTCCATCCAGAAAGGATAGCTTCCCGCATCCTGGGGATGGGTGACATAATCACTCTCGTTGAAAAGGCTCAAGAAGCTTTTGAAGAAAGAAAAGCGAAGGAGCTTGAAAGAAAACTCAAGAGAGACGAATTTACTCTCGAGGATTTCAAGGAACAGATCATACAATTGAGAAAACTCGGATCTTTAGAGTCGGTTCTCAGTATGATTCCTGGTTTTTCAAAGTTCAAGAAGATTGTGAAGATCGAAGAGACGGAAAAAGAGTTGAAAAAGATGGAGGCGATAATAAACTCTATGACGAAAAAGGAAAGGCTCTATCCTCACATAATAGATGGCAGTAGAAGACTGAGGATAGCAAAAGGTAGCGGAACGACCGTTCAGGATGTAAATGAGCTCCTAAGAAAGTATAGCGAGCTGAAAAAAATGATTAAGAGCCTTTCCAAAGGCAGCTTTAAAGGTTTTGGGTCGAAAATACCTTTTCCGTGA
- a CDS encoding S41 family peptidase: protein MNRKIKILFSSSLIVIFLLGFILGAHGKRTERPAEKEEIYEYLKTFSHVIELVKKNYVEDVKDRDIVYSAIKGILGSLDPHSAFLDPETYKEMQSETKGEFGGIGIEITIKDGLPTVITAIEDTPASKAGLQPGDHILRIDGKSTKNMGLMEVVRLIRGEKGKPVTLTIMREGFTSPKDITIVRDIIRVKSVKHRLIEKEYGYIKITQFQERTLEDLRKAINELTKSSGGIKGLVLDLRNNPGGLLDQAVSVADEFLKEGLIVSIEGRNRESKMRFFAEKEDAYLGPLVVLVNEGSASASEIVAGALQDHKRAIIVGTKTFGKGSVQTIFPLGDGSAVKLTTAKYFTPKGRSIQKEGITPDITIEKDIGRIRSQDRKDKDVRRQEDDSKEDQEDFQLYMAMQILKSWDSLRGK from the coding sequence ATGAACCGAAAGATAAAGATCTTATTTAGCAGCTCCCTCATAGTCATATTCCTTTTGGGCTTCATACTGGGAGCCCACGGCAAAAGGACAGAAAGACCGGCAGAAAAAGAGGAGATTTACGAATACCTAAAGACTTTTTCCCATGTCATAGAACTTGTAAAGAAGAACTATGTGGAAGATGTGAAAGATAGAGATATCGTGTATTCCGCAATAAAAGGGATACTGGGATCTTTGGATCCCCACTCCGCATTTCTAGATCCGGAGACGTACAAAGAGATGCAAAGCGAAACTAAAGGGGAATTTGGAGGGATAGGTATAGAGATCACGATAAAGGATGGGCTTCCTACCGTTATAACCGCAATAGAGGATACACCAGCAAGTAAAGCAGGGCTTCAACCTGGTGACCACATACTGAGGATAGATGGAAAGTCCACAAAGAATATGGGCCTTATGGAAGTAGTTCGGTTAATAAGGGGAGAAAAGGGAAAGCCTGTAACGCTCACCATCATGAGGGAAGGATTTACATCGCCTAAAGACATAACTATTGTCAGGGACATAATAAGGGTAAAGAGTGTAAAACATCGTCTGATCGAAAAAGAATACGGCTACATAAAAATAACCCAGTTCCAGGAAAGGACATTGGAGGATTTGAGAAAAGCTATAAATGAGCTGACAAAAAGTTCAGGAGGTATAAAAGGGCTCGTTCTAGATCTGAGAAACAATCCCGGAGGACTTTTGGATCAGGCTGTTTCTGTGGCAGATGAGTTTTTAAAGGAAGGACTTATCGTATCGATTGAGGGAAGAAACAGAGAGAGCAAGATGAGGTTCTTTGCTGAGAAAGAGGATGCTTATTTGGGTCCTCTCGTTGTTCTCGTGAATGAGGGGAGTGCAAGCGCATCAGAGATCGTTGCGGGGGCGTTGCAGGATCATAAGCGAGCAATTATAGTCGGAACGAAGACATTCGGAAAAGGTTCTGTGCAAACGATCTTTCCTTTGGGTGATGGATCTGCCGTAAAGCTCACAACGGCAAAGTATTTTACCCCGAAGGGAAGATCCATACAGAAGGAAGGTATAACACCGGATATCACAATCGAAAAGGATATTGGAAGAATAAGAAGCCAGGATAGAAAAGATAAAGATGTGAGAAGGCAGGAAGATGATTCTAAAGAAGATCAGGAAGATTTCCAGCTTTATATGGCCATGCAGATACTTAAAAGCTGGGATTCACTAAGGGGTAAATGA
- a CDS encoding FprA family A-type flavoprotein, translating into MKPIKVSEDLYWVGAIDYGVRDFHGYVTKNGTTYNNYLLVDRDVTLFDAVHKDFFHVSIDNIRSIVDPKEIKNFVVNHIEPDHSGAIEAFLREMPQATVFITERGKKGLKRMFDIPEERIKVVKNGESLNTGKYTLLFIETPMLHWPDSMVTYITELKTLITQDAFGFHFASTCRFDDEFVKTYSEYELEDAIYDYYANILMPFGNLILKKVEDITKLGIEIKIIAPDHGVIWRSNPEKVLKLYTQMAEGKAECSITIIYDTMWHATERMVFPIVKGIEDEGVKTKVVKLRSSPMSEAVKEFWKGRGMLVGTPTLNNSMFPSVAEFLYYLSGLKPRLRMAGAFGSYGWSGGGVKDAYEYLKKMGLETVEPGIEINYGPTEEDKKACYEFGRTFAKKVREYHRSIEGK; encoded by the coding sequence GTGAAACCAATAAAAGTTTCCGAGGATCTGTATTGGGTTGGAGCGATAGACTACGGTGTTAGGGATTTTCACGGATACGTAACTAAGAATGGCACGACTTACAACAACTACCTTCTCGTAGACAGGGACGTTACACTTTTTGATGCTGTACACAAGGACTTTTTCCACGTGAGCATCGACAACATCCGTAGTATAGTCGATCCGAAAGAGATAAAGAATTTTGTCGTAAACCACATTGAGCCTGATCATTCCGGTGCGATTGAGGCTTTTCTCAGAGAGATGCCTCAAGCGACTGTCTTCATAACAGAAAGAGGAAAAAAGGGATTAAAAAGGATGTTCGATATTCCGGAAGAGAGGATCAAGGTCGTAAAGAACGGAGAAAGCCTCAACACAGGAAAATACACCCTTTTATTTATAGAAACGCCGATGCTTCACTGGCCAGACTCGATGGTCACATACATAACCGAACTTAAAACGCTTATAACCCAAGACGCATTCGGTTTTCACTTTGCCTCCACGTGTCGGTTCGATGATGAGTTTGTGAAAACGTACTCAGAGTATGAGCTCGAAGATGCCATTTACGACTACTACGCGAACATACTTATGCCATTTGGAAATCTGATTCTTAAAAAGGTCGAAGATATAACGAAACTAGGGATAGAGATAAAGATCATCGCTCCTGATCATGGAGTAATCTGGAGGAGTAATCCGGAAAAGGTTTTAAAACTCTATACCCAAATGGCAGAAGGTAAAGCCGAATGTTCGATAACGATAATCTACGATACCATGTGGCACGCAACGGAACGAATGGTCTTTCCAATAGTTAAAGGAATCGAGGACGAGGGTGTAAAAACGAAGGTTGTAAAGCTTAGATCGAGTCCTATGAGTGAAGCAGTTAAAGAATTCTGGAAAGGAAGAGGAATGCTTGTTGGGACACCAACCTTGAACAATTCAATGTTTCCATCGGTTGCAGAGTTCCTCTATTACCTTTCCGGGCTGAAACCCCGCCTAAGAATGGCAGGAGCTTTTGGAAGCTACGGATGGTCAGGAGGTGGGGTAAAGGATGCATACGAGTATCTAAAAAAGATGGGGCTTGAGACTGTGGAACCTGGCATTGAGATAAACTACGGACCCACAGAAGAGGACAAAAAGGCATGTTACGAATTCGGTAGGACATTCGCCAAAAAAGTTAGGGAGTATCACAGATCAATTGAAGGGAAATAA